A region from the Cherax quadricarinatus isolate ZL_2023a unplaced genomic scaffold, ASM3850222v1 Contig333, whole genome shotgun sequence genome encodes:
- the Elp1 gene encoding putative elongator complex protein 1, translating to MYCRVKEPRDLLQNLCTLQYNHRLQYQNLYHPLLPTTNNHPPQPSRVTQFISTFFTIIHKYHYPQFKVEVVGTVSAGLEAACWSPDQELLILVTSESIVVVMTADFDPIAEFPLNQDDFGENKFINLGWGKKETQFHGTEGKGAAKVMKPAVKEVPDWDDRKPWISWRGDGQLFVVSHVAQDTQSRRLRIINREGILQYTSEEVDGLEQALSWKPSGSLIASSRRLPNKHEVIFFEKNGLKHGEFNLPFKSNEMLVKEVSWNQDSSVLLVWLKPLTKNEGDPKDIVQLWTTGNYHWYLKQELKFAEGINYLCWDCTAPFLLHLLTPSHLHLYSWVVTNNISRGFGSVDLAQVAVIDGTKLLMTPFRQSIVPPPMSAYEVTFTEQISAVMFAPPIVKTCEASPDSSVCVEDSGFLEAFDPPGCNSNSLCVLHGSETLTFLTQAHANDILDDHGCNVKITGAGGNGVTVKVNVHRVIAQHKVEWDPEKTPKCQEISQLCNWVWAAKNTLLACYKTEEVCYVVMVDIQSIGSEAGRVTVKAVLPVEESVVSISPSPDGTIAALQCVSGALLELNFQTQAIEPYTESGEEVRFPSVCQQVSLCPVDDGSQVIPIGLTSRNRLYWGNNQLLANCTSYHIHTDHLLTTTTKHMLLIIPLKHSTFSKLFTGNAEDSSTVGSRKVERGSRIVTAVPQDTRVILQMPRGNLEVVSPRPLTVHILKVLLNEHKYYQALEIMRVQRIDLNLMFDHNPAEFLAHATHFVQDVDNPQWIDVFLASLSETDVTDIIYSFNYSYRQNEGSKTQELSSKIDVVCNAVREAMIALDEEKFLLPILTSYIKMTSCQMEVALKKIQNMREQTDKKFKVSAEEGLKHLLYIADVNELYDVALGTYDFDLVMMVAEKSQKDPKEYLPFLNDLKVLEENYRKFKINVYLRRFQKALECLRGTDNHKQECLDLIVSENLYKEALQIFSSSTDMNKAVCEIYGIYLMSKQHYNEAAIMYTRAHKLDEALHAYQQAGNWKMVLVVGAQLNFSKEEMNVLCYSLVESLKNRNIPRDAAWIYEEYLQNEEEALDCLVKGNQWVDALRVAYKYNRPDLVDTHIKPGALEQCESYLEEIINLTKMFRQYHSRLIVVRENKEKQHLDFLEGNTEGHLDSDLYSDTSTVTGITYSRSPVTGSRASISTSGRTYRSTKNKKKLERKKFSTKEGGAHEDLGLVTALHTVFVTADCMASTLSDLCTILITFGMDEKAMHLQTYLSKLLREMDRKKTEIWPSSALASDDEPEFGPQLTTDGVVNQIKGGGSGVSFVVERMRALEPHLRHPPQVTRPSSWGLHMLRGNR from the exons atgtactgcagggtaaaagagcccagagatctgttacagaatttatgcacactccaatacaaccatcgacttcagtaccagaacctctaccatccacttctgccgacaaccaacaaccatccacctcagcctagTAGGGTCACACAATTCATATCCActttcttcacaatcatccacaagtaccattacccacaatttaag GTTGAGGTGGTGGGTACTGTCTCTGCGGGTTTGGAAGCTGCTTGCTGGAGTCCTGATCAAGAACTTCTTATCCTAGTGACTTCGGAATCTATTGTAGTAGTTATGACAGCAGATTTTGATCCAATTGCAGAATTTCCCCTTAATCAGGATGATTTTGGtgaaaataaatttattaatcttgGCTGGGGAAAAAAGGAGACACAGTTTCATGGTACAGAAGGTAAAGGAGCCGCTAAGGTTATGAAGCCGGCAGTTAAAGAAGTTCCTGATTGGGATGATCGCAAGCCATGGATCAGTTGGCGAGGTGATGGCCAGCTTTTCGTTGTAAGCCATGTTGCACAGGATACACAGAGTCGGCGTCTTCGCATAATTAACCGTGAAGGGATCTTGCAGTACACAAGTGAAGAGGTGGATGGCTTAGAACAAGCCCTCTCCTGGAAACCCTCAGGTAGTTTAATTGCTTCTTCTCGGAGACTCCCAAACAAGCATGAGGTGATTTTCTTTGAAAAGAATGGTCTCAAACATGGAGAATTTAATTTACCTTTTAAATCCAATGAAATGCTTGTAAAAGAAGTTAGTTGGAATCAGGATTCCAGTGTTCTTCTAGTTTGGCTGAAGCCACTTACAAAGAATGAAGGGGATCCAAAGGATATAGTTCAGTTGTGGACAACTGGAAATTACCACTGGTATTTAAAGCAGGAGTTGAAGTTTGCAGAAGGCATAAATTATTTGTGTTGGGATTGTACAGCACCCTTCCTATTGCATTTACTTACTCCATCTCATCTCCATCTTTACAGTTGGGTTGTAACTAACAACATTTCTCGTGGATTTGGTTCTGTGGATCTTGCACAGGTTGCAGTGATTGATGGCACAAAGCTGCTCATGACACCATTCAGGCAATCGATTGTGCCACCTCCAATGTCAGCATATGAGGTCACATTCACGGAGCAGATAAGCGCTGTTATGTTTGCTCCGCCCATTGTCAAGACTTGTGAAGCTTCACCagatagttctgtgtgtgtggaAGATTCAGGATTTCTAGAGGCATTTGATCCTCCTGGCTGCAACAGCAATAGTTTGTGTGTGTTACATGGATCAGAGACTTTAACATTCTTAACTCAAGCACATGCCAATGATATCTTGGATGACCATGGTTGTAATGTAAAAATCACCGGTGCAGGAGGAAATGGCGTCACTGTTAAGGTGAATGTTCATCGAGTAATTGCACAGCATAAAGTGGAATGGGACCCAGAAAAAACTCCAAAATGTCAAGAAATATCTCAGTTGTGCAATTGGGTTTGGGCAGCAAAAAACACTCTTTTAGCATGCTACAAGACAGAagaagtgtgttatgttgtaatggTTGATATTCAGTCCATAGGATCAGAGGCAGGACGAGTAACAGTAAAGGCAGTTTTGCCTGTGGAGGAATCTGTGGTTAGTATATCGCCTTCTCCTGATGGTACAATTGCTGCTcttcagtgtgtgtctggggCACTACTGGAACTTAATTTTCAGACACAAGCGATTGAACCATACACTGAAAGTGGAGAGGAAGTTAGGTTTCCCAGTGTGTGCCAGCAAGTAAGTCTTTGTCCAGTTGATGATGGGTCACAAGTTATTCCTATTGGGTTAACTTCCAGGAATCGTTTGTATTGGGGAAATAATCAGCTTCTTGCCAATTGTACATCTTACCACATTCACACTGATCACTTGCTAACAACCACAACAAAGCACATGCTGCTAATCATACCCCTCAAGCATAGCACTTTTAGTAAACTATTTACAGGAAATGCTGAAGATAGTAGTACTGTTGGATCACGAAAAGTGGAGAGAGGCTCTCGCATTGTCACAGCAGTGCCTCAGGACACAAGAGTAATTCTGCAGATGCCTCGTGGCAATCTTGAGGTAGTTAGTCCTCGACCCCTGACAGTTCATATACTGAAGGTCCTTTTAAATGAGCACAAGTATTATCAAGCACTGGAAATCATGAGAGTACAACGTATAGATTTAAATCTCATGTTTGACCATAACCCAGCAGAATTTCTTGCTCATGCTACTCATTTTGTTCAAGATGTTGATAATCCCCAATGGATAGATGTGTTTTTAGCTAGTTTGAGTGAAACTGATGTTACAGATATCATATACTCTTTTAACTACAGCTACAGGCAGAATGAGGGAAGCAAAACTCAAGAGCTGAGTAGTAAAATTGATGTGGTATGTAATGCTGTTCGAGAAGCAATGATTGCTCTTGATGAGGAAAAGTTCCTTCTACCAATTTTGACTTCTTATATTAAGATGACTTCCTGCCAGATGGAAGTTGCTCTAAAAAAGATTCAGAATATGAGGGAACAAACAGACAAAAAATTTAAGGTATCTGCAGAGGAAGGATTGAAACATTTACTTTATATTGCTGATGTTAATGAATTGTATGATGTTGCACTTGGAACATATGATTTTGATCTTGTTATGATGGTTGCTGAGAAGTCTCAGAAGGATCCCAAAGAGTACCTTCCTTTCTTGAATGATCTTAAAGTACTTGAAGAAAATTATAGAAAATTCAAGATTAATGTCTACCTAAGACGGTTTCAGAAAGCTTTGGAGTGCTTGAGGGGAACAGATAATCATAAACAAGAATGTCTTGACCTTATTGTGTCAGAAAATTTATACAAGGAGGCTCTACAGATATTTTCTTCATCTACAGATATGAACAAAGCTGTATGTGAAATCTATGGTATTTATCTCATGTCCAAACAACACTACAATGAAGCAGCTATTATGTATACTCGTGCCCATAAGCTTGATGAAGCTCTGCATGCTTATCAGCAAGCTGGAAACTGGAAAATGGTACTTGTTGTTGGGGCACAACTGAATTTTAGTAAAGAGGAGATGAATGTTCTGTGTTACTCACTTGTAGAATCCCTGAAGAACAGGAATATACCTAGAGATGCTGCTTGGATCTATGAGGAATACCTGCAAAATGAAGAGGAGGCATTAGATTGTTTAGTGAAAGGAAATCAGTGGGTTGATGCACTTAGGGTAGCATACAAATATAACCGCCCTGATCTTGTGGACACGCACATAAAACCAGGTGCTCTAGAGCAATGCGAGTCCTACCTAGAAGAAATAATAAATCTTACTAAGATGTTTAGGCAGTACCATTCTAGATTGATTGTTGTACGAGAAAATAAAGAAAAGCAACACCTTGATTTTTTGGAAGGAAATACTGAAGGTCATCTTGATTCTGACCTTTATTCAGATACAAGCACAGTGACAGGAATTACATACTCCAGGAGTCCTGTAACTGGTTCCAGAGCTAGTATTTCTACTTCTGGAAGAACATATCGTTCTACTAAAAACAAGAAGAAATTAGAGCGAAAGAAATTTAGTACAAAAGAAGGTGGTGCACATGAAGATCTTGGTTTAGTCACTGCTCTTCATACAGTGTTTGTTACAGCAGACTGCATGGCTTCAACACTCTCAGATTTGTGCACCATTTTGATCACTTTTGGCATGGATGAGAAAGCAATGCACCTTCAAACATATCTGTCAAAACTCCTGAGAGAAATGGATAGAAAGAAAACTGAAATCTGGCCTTCATCTGCACTAGCCAGTGATGATGAGCCTGAATTTGGGCCTCAGTTGACCACAGATGGAGTGGTTAATCAAATTAAAGGTGGTGGAAGCGGTGTGTCGTTTGTGGTTGAGCGCATGAGAGCGCTGGAGCCTCATCTGAGACATCCTCCTCAAGTAACTCGACCCTCCAGCTGGGGTCTGCACATGCTGAGAGGGAATAGATAG